Proteins found in one Lutimonas zeaxanthinifaciens genomic segment:
- a CDS encoding response regulator transcription factor, whose protein sequence is MEQKLLIVDDESHIRMLIEQTLEDLEDEGVELLFAENGEQALELIQKEEPNLVFLDVMMPKMNGMEVCYKVKKELNLAHVYIILLTAKGQEVDRQKGLEMGADRYMTKPFDPDEMLSVAEEVLNR, encoded by the coding sequence ATGGAACAGAAATTATTAATTGTTGATGACGAATCTCATATCAGAATGCTGATTGAACAAACACTTGAAGATCTTGAAGACGAAGGGGTAGAACTATTGTTTGCTGAAAATGGTGAACAGGCCCTGGAGTTGATCCAGAAAGAGGAACCTAATCTGGTCTTCCTAGATGTGATGATGCCAAAAATGAATGGTATGGAGGTCTGCTACAAGGTTAAAAAAGAACTGAACCTTGCACATGTATATATTATACTGCTTACAGCAAAAGGACAAGAAGTCGACCGGCAGAAAGGGCTCGAAATGGGAGCTGACCGGTATATGACAAAGCCTTTTGACCCTGATGAAATGTTGTCTGTTGCTGAAGAAGTACTCAATCGATAA
- a CDS encoding adenylate/guanylate cyclase domain-containing protein: MLKKYSIDKMTSPEKKIRNKTRALKHLLKDEKIRELLVSLSEELSLEFTLADQKGSILWGKNVNLSDKSELIHKNIHFATLHSDKSSGKIIADLIISLVNKELEKKNIGNEVLGLYREINMIYDFSEKLSEIIEEKSIAEMALTEASQILDTTHGLFLLHNPETDSVDILSSFGKDPNREKNIQEQNHRLKDLIKKGTSSIVSKDIIQTNPALKYLQAMMYAPLKVKNKTLGMVILGHDQEKEYRAADLKLLTTIASQSAVAIESAHLYQKGLKEAKEREDAIKRIHNVSQKFVPTEFIKSLGKNRLTEVTLGDLTEKEVTVMFVDIREFTSISENLSPKDNFLFINAFNKRMGPIIRKNNGFIMQYLGDGFMALFPNGSQDALRASVEMHKSLEDYNKIRKQKDRAPVKVGIGMQNGNLIMGITGDVERLDAAIISDTVNTASRIEGLSKHFSTSILMTEKCLKNLSNPEEFVFRYLGPVQVIGKQKPIKLYECINGDQNSLFEHKSKTLKTFDEGMKLYFNREFAMAAVTFQKVFKQNKKDLTAKLFLNRAAHLITEEIDEDWKGVQSMTKK, translated from the coding sequence TTGCTGAAGAAGTACTCAATCGATAAAATGACGAGCCCTGAGAAAAAAATAAGGAATAAAACCAGAGCGCTGAAGCATCTGTTAAAAGATGAAAAAATCAGAGAGCTTCTGGTCTCTCTTTCGGAGGAATTGAGCCTTGAATTCACCCTTGCAGATCAAAAAGGATCAATCCTATGGGGCAAAAATGTTAATCTCTCAGACAAGTCTGAACTGATCCATAAAAACATTCATTTTGCTACACTTCATTCCGATAAAAGCTCGGGAAAGATCATAGCTGATCTCATTATTTCCCTGGTCAACAAGGAGCTTGAAAAGAAGAATATTGGGAACGAGGTTTTGGGGCTTTACCGGGAAATAAATATGATCTATGACTTTAGTGAAAAGCTTTCTGAAATCATTGAGGAAAAATCCATTGCTGAAATGGCATTGACAGAAGCCTCCCAGATACTCGATACCACGCATGGTTTATTCCTGCTGCACAATCCGGAAACAGATAGCGTTGATATCCTTTCATCATTTGGAAAGGATCCAAATAGAGAGAAAAACATTCAGGAACAAAATCACAGACTAAAAGATCTTATAAAAAAAGGAACCTCATCCATTGTAAGCAAAGACATCATCCAGACAAACCCGGCTCTAAAGTATTTACAGGCCATGATGTATGCTCCTCTTAAAGTTAAAAACAAAACCCTGGGCATGGTCATTTTGGGCCATGATCAGGAAAAAGAATACAGGGCTGCCGACCTGAAATTATTAACTACCATTGCTTCTCAGTCAGCAGTCGCCATTGAAAGCGCTCACTTGTATCAAAAAGGATTAAAAGAAGCAAAAGAAAGAGAGGATGCTATTAAAAGAATCCACAACGTGAGTCAAAAATTTGTCCCCACAGAATTTATCAAATCATTGGGGAAGAACAGATTGACAGAAGTCACATTGGGAGACCTGACGGAAAAGGAAGTAACTGTGATGTTTGTCGATATCAGAGAATTTACAAGTATTTCGGAGAATTTAAGCCCAAAAGATAACTTTTTGTTTATCAATGCATTTAACAAACGAATGGGGCCGATCATTCGTAAAAATAACGGATTCATCATGCAATATCTCGGTGATGGTTTTATGGCGCTGTTTCCCAATGGATCTCAGGATGCGCTGCGAGCTTCTGTTGAAATGCATAAATCACTGGAAGACTACAATAAGATCAGAAAACAGAAGGACAGGGCGCCGGTTAAAGTTGGTATTGGAATGCAGAATGGTAACCTAATCATGGGAATTACTGGGGACGTGGAAAGACTTGATGCAGCTATTATTTCAGACACGGTAAATACCGCTTCGAGAATTGAAGGGTTATCAAAGCACTTTTCAACCTCGATACTGATGACAGAAAAGTGTTTGAAGAATTTGTCAAACCCTGAAGAATTCGTGTTTCGCTACCTTGGACCCGTACAGGTCATAGGAAAACAAAAACCGATAAAATTATACGAATGCATTAACGGTGACCAGAACTCTTTGTTTGAGCATAAATCGAAAACCCTGAAAACTTTCGACGAAGGCATGAAACTCTATTTTAACAGGGAATTTGCAATGGCTGCCGTTACCTTCCAAAAGGTTTTTAAACAAAACAAAAAAGATCTCACGGCAAAATTATTTCTTAATAGGGCTGCACATCTCATTACCGAGGAAATAGATGAAGACTGGAAGGGAGTTCAGTCTATGACTAAGAAATAA